The Staphylococcus haemolyticus region TCAATGCCATAGTCTTCTAAAGTAGTTCGTGTTTTTTCTAGCAATTGACTACGTTTTTCAGTCAATTCATTAATATGCGTACCAGCTTTAATTGATGCTTGTGCATCCTGTTCGCCAATCGCATTTAAAATAGTTACTACGGTATCTGGACCTGCTAATTTTGATACTTCCTTCAACGCTTTCTCATTTTTTAATTGAGTATCTACACCTAATAAAATATTTTTATACATAGGTCATCCCTCCTCATAAACAATTATATATAAAATGTTTTAATTTTACCAATGTATATAATTAAAATAATTAAAGATTTAATTAACATAACTTGATTTATTAATTAATAAAAAATCAAACTGATGAAGCGTTTCTAAAACTAATTAATTTACATTTTCTAAATCGATTTTTTATGATTAAAAAGTTATAATAAATAAAACACTGTACATTATAAAGAGGTATTATCAATGACTAAACATGAACAAATCATAGCATACATAGAATCGTTAAATGTTGGCCAAAAAATTTCTGTCAGGAAAGTTGCCAAAGTAATGAAAGTATCTGAGGGAACGGCATATAGAGCTATAAAAGATGCCGGACAACTTGGGTTAGTAACTACCATTGATAGAGTAGGTACAGTACGTATTGATAAAAAGAATCGTGAGGAGATTGAGAACCTTACGTTTAATGAAATTTTAAATATCATTGATGGAGATATCATTGGTGGCAAAAATGGATTAAAAAAAAGTGTTTCAAAATTTGCGATAGGTGCAATGGAACTTAAAGATGTGGTTAAATATTTAAGTCATCATACATTGTTAATCGTAGGTAATAGGCCGGATGTTCAGTTAGAAGCGTTAAAAAGAGGTAGTGGCGTACTTATTACTGGAGGTTTTAAAACGACACAAAAAATTATTGATTATGCTAATAATCATGATTTACCAATCCTGTCTTCAAATTATGATACATTTCTTGTAGCGAATATTATCAATAGAGCAATGTATAATCAAATGATTAGAAAAGAAATTTTAATAGTTGAAGATATAGTGAAACCAATTAACGATATGACGGTAATTTTTGATGAAATGGGTATTGAAGATTATAAATCACGTGCCAAAGTTACAGGTCATTCAAGGTTTCCAGTTGTAGATAAAGATTGGCGATTAGTTGGTATCGTTACGAGTAAGGAAGTCATCCAAATGAACTCGGATGATACCATTGCTAAAGTAATGACGAAACGTCCTATCAATGTTGAATTAAATACTACGGTAGCGAGTTGTGCTCACATTATGATTTGGGAAGGGATTGAGATATTACCCGTAACTCAGAATAAAAGAGCAATAGGTGTAATAACGAGAGATGACGTATTAAAAGCGATGCAACTTATTGGCAGACAACCTCAAATAGGTGAGACGATTAATGATCAAATAGCGAAACATATTACGATTTCACAAAGTGACATTTCGGTTGAGGTTTCTCCGTTATTAACCAATCAATATGGAACATTAAGTAAGGCTGTATTTGTCGCTATTATTGAAGAAACAATAAAGCATGAATTGCGAAAATATAAAAAGGTAGATGTTATGATTGAAAGTTTAAATATCATCTATATTAAAACTGTGCCAATTGAAGCATCAATTAGAGTACAATATGACATGCTCGATGTTGGAAGGAACTTTGCAAAATTGGAAGTCGCGATGGTAAGTGGTAATGAAAAAGTCGCAAATGCAATGATAATTTGTCAGATGTTTGAAGATATGCAAAGTATTTAATTTTAAAGTAATAAATCTAATTTAAGGAGATATAACAATGGTAGAAATTTTTAATGAAATCATGCAAAGAGTTAAAGAGGCAGAAACAATTATTATTCATAGACATGTGAGACCTGATCCAGACGCTTATGGCTCACAACTTGGATTAAAGTTATATCTTGAACGAAAATTCCCTGAAAAAAATATCT contains the following coding sequences:
- a CDS encoding universal stress protein translates to MYKNILLGVDTQLKNEKALKEVSKLAGPDTVVTILNAIGEQDAQASIKAGTHINELTEKRSQLLEKTRTTLEDYGIDYDQIIVRGNPKDELVKHANSGKYEIVVLSNRKAESQKKFVLGSVSHKVAKRATIPVLIVK
- a CDS encoding DRTGG domain-containing protein; translated protein: MTKHEQIIAYIESLNVGQKISVRKVAKVMKVSEGTAYRAIKDAGQLGLVTTIDRVGTVRIDKKNREEIENLTFNEILNIIDGDIIGGKNGLKKSVSKFAIGAMELKDVVKYLSHHTLLIVGNRPDVQLEALKRGSGVLITGGFKTTQKIIDYANNHDLPILSSNYDTFLVANIINRAMYNQMIRKEILIVEDIVKPINDMTVIFDEMGIEDYKSRAKVTGHSRFPVVDKDWRLVGIVTSKEVIQMNSDDTIAKVMTKRPINVELNTTVASCAHIMIWEGIEILPVTQNKRAIGVITRDDVLKAMQLIGRQPQIGETINDQIAKHITISQSDISVEVSPLLTNQYGTLSKAVFVAIIEETIKHELRKYKKVDVMIESLNIIYIKTVPIEASIRVQYDMLDVGRNFAKLEVAMVSGNEKVANAMIICQMFEDMQSI